One region of Brachybacterium saurashtrense genomic DNA includes:
- a CDS encoding aspartate ammonia-lyase — MTTPGSTTGSTRREHDLLGDRDVPAEAYYGVQTLRAQENFHITGVPLHHFPRMIEALAQVKRAAARANHRLGALDAERFAAIDQACEEILGGALHEHFVVDMIQGGAGTSTNMNANEVIANRALEIMGHERGQYDHLHPNNHVNLGQSTNDVYPTAVRLTIMLSFPALAEAMDHLITTLRAKGEEFSSVLKMGRTQMQDAVPMTVGQEFHGWATTIEEDVQRLTRTAELFQEINLGATAIGTGITSDPRYASMATADLAELTGIPFVVSADLVEATSDTGAFVTFSGILKRIAVKISKICNDLRLLSSGPRAGFHEINLPAVQPGSSIMPGKVNPVIPEVVNQVAYEVIGNDLSVTFAAEGGQLQLNAFEPVIAFNILESTRIMTRAMNTLADRCVAGITLNEDVLEDYLRRSIGIVTALVPVIGYSASTEVAEEALRSGRPVAELVLERGLLDEDRLAALLSPASMTAPHRATLTGTIPALDESEGVQPDSGEVAVPLTERTDA, encoded by the coding sequence GAGTCCCGCTGCACCACTTCCCCCGCATGATCGAGGCGCTCGCCCAGGTCAAGCGCGCCGCGGCGCGGGCGAACCATCGCCTGGGCGCGCTGGACGCGGAGCGCTTCGCCGCGATCGACCAGGCCTGCGAGGAGATCCTCGGCGGTGCCCTGCACGAGCACTTCGTGGTGGACATGATCCAGGGCGGTGCCGGCACCAGCACCAACATGAACGCCAACGAGGTGATCGCCAACCGTGCGCTGGAGATCATGGGGCACGAGCGCGGGCAGTACGACCACCTGCACCCCAACAACCACGTGAACCTCGGCCAGTCCACCAACGACGTGTACCCCACCGCGGTGCGGCTGACGATCATGCTCTCCTTCCCGGCGCTGGCCGAGGCGATGGACCATCTCATCACCACGCTGCGGGCCAAGGGCGAGGAGTTCTCCTCGGTGCTGAAGATGGGCCGCACCCAGATGCAGGACGCGGTGCCGATGACGGTGGGCCAGGAGTTCCACGGCTGGGCCACCACCATCGAGGAGGACGTGCAGCGTCTCACCCGCACCGCGGAGCTGTTCCAGGAGATCAACCTGGGCGCCACCGCGATCGGCACCGGCATCACCTCGGACCCGCGCTACGCGAGCATGGCGACGGCCGATCTCGCCGAGCTCACCGGGATCCCCTTCGTGGTCTCCGCCGACCTCGTCGAGGCCACCAGCGACACCGGCGCCTTCGTCACCTTCTCCGGGATCCTCAAGCGCATCGCGGTGAAGATCTCGAAGATCTGCAACGACCTGCGCCTGCTCTCCTCGGGCCCGCGCGCCGGGTTCCACGAGATCAACCTCCCCGCCGTGCAGCCCGGCAGCTCGATCATGCCCGGCAAGGTGAACCCGGTGATCCCGGAGGTGGTGAACCAGGTGGCCTACGAGGTGATCGGCAACGACCTCTCGGTGACCTTCGCGGCGGAGGGCGGGCAGCTGCAGCTGAACGCCTTCGAGCCTGTGATCGCGTTCAACATCCTCGAGTCCACGCGGATCATGACCCGGGCGATGAACACCCTCGCCGATCGCTGCGTCGCGGGGATCACGCTGAACGAGGACGTGCTCGAGGACTACCTGCGCCGCTCCATCGGGATCGTCACGGCGCTGGTCCCGGTGATCGGCTACTCCGCCTCCACCGAGGTGGCCGAGGAGGCGCTGCGCTCCGGGCGACCGGTCGCGGAGCTGGTGCTGGAGCGGGGGTTGCTCGACGAGGACCGCCTGGCGGCGCTCCTCTCCCCCGCCTCGATGACCGCGCCGCATCGCGCGACCCTCACCGGCACCATCCCGGCGCTCGACGAGTCCGAGGGCGTCCAGCCCGACTCCGGCGAGGTGGCGGTGCCGCTCACCGAACGCACCGACGCCTGA